The genomic segment AAGGCCACAAGCCCGGCTGCATACTCGGTATCGCCTTTTGCCAGGTCATTCCATACAATCACCATCGCAATACAACGTGCCAGGCCAATCATTATCAGCCCTACCATATATTCTGGCTTATCTGGCAGGAAAACGATAGCCAATACAAACATCAAAACCGGACCAATCACCCAGTTCTGAATGAGGGACAGCAAAAGAACCTTGCGATCTTGAAAGACACGTCCCATCTCTTCGTAACGAACTTTTGCTAAAGGGGGGTACATCATCAGAATTAAACCAATGGCAAGAGGGATGGATGTTGTGCCAATTTGCAAGCTGTTCAATCCACTTGTGAAGGCCGGAAAGAACGTTCCTACCGTAATCCCAATAACCATAGCTAGGAAAATCCACAGGGTTAAGTAGCGATCTAAAAAAGATAGTTGTTTCATGAAGCACTCCTTCGTTTAACAGCAAGCTTTGCTTACGACTGTATTTGAATCTGCACAGCAGGAAGAGGATTCGATTTTATGAACGCCACTGTCAGCCTTGGTGTAAAAAAATTCCCATTCATTCCCGTCCGGATCTGTTACCCAAAATTTGTCCTGCACAGCATAGCAGCATGTCGTATCCATCTCATCTCGTGCGAAAAAGCCTTCTTTTACTAGCCTTTCCTTATGAGCAACAATTTCCTCCGTACTTTCAACCTGGAATCCAAAATGATTGACTTGATTCCCACTAACGGCGTCTCGGACATTTAACGTAAAGTTCAACCCCGGGCTTTCCAGCAAAAACTTTGCATAATCGGTCTTTACCTTCACAGGCTCTACTCCAAATACCTTTTGATAAAATTCAATCGATTTCTCCAGGCTCGTAACGTTAATCCCAACGTGAACATACTTCATTCTCATGTTCCTCCTATGATTACATAGATTCATCAAAAAAAATTGATTTAAGGTTTAAAAAAAATTAGCAGCAGCTGCCTTTACCTGTTTTCCTGAAAATACAACAAAGCTCTTCCGATAACAGTTGATTGACTTCGCTGTCGTTCAAGTCGTAATAACTCCAAGTACCTTTTGTTTCTTTCACAATCAGGTTTGCGTCCAATAAGATCTTGAGATGATAGGACAACTTGGATTGTGGCATGTCAAAAACCTCAGTGAGGTCACATACGCACGTCTTGCCTCTCTGACAAAGCTCATACATAATTTCTAATCGTTTCTGATCGGCAAGAGCTTTGAATTTCTTCTCATATTGCTCCAACTTTTGCTTCATATCGTTCATGGATAATACCCTCATTCATCAATTTTTTTTGATGTATTTATTATATGCGTGGTTTCCAAGAAAACGCAACGTTTGTATATCAATTTTTTTTGATGAATAGATATAACGTTTGCTTCCACTCGTTCATTTTTGTAATAGAAAGCGAACTATCCCCACATGCACTTACCTAACTATAAGTAGACTACATACCAAAGTTACTCCCTTTATCTTATCAAGTTGCTTATTTGAGAGTTATACTCCTCTGGTTGAAACGTCATACTCGGTACCTTTTCAAGCCAATCTACTTTTGTCCCTATATTTTCAAAACTGTTAATCAAATCTTCCCGTGTACATTGGTCGATACCCATTCGCTCCCACTTGATAATGCCTTCACTCCTTACAACTTCAACGATTATTATTGTGCACCACAAATCACAATCGTCGGGACACATCAATATGGGAAGCATTTCTCTCTGCTTGAATGACTCGTATCGGCTTCGTACAAAAGCCTTCTCTCTTGGTTCATCTATCCAGTTTAGGATAGTCGGAATTAATCCTTCCAAATGATGATTGGGGTAAAGAGAGTGAAGGATAACATCAAGCGGGACCTCATCAATCAATATACACTCATGTTCATGATCGCAGTATTTACTTGTCATCTTCTTCACTTCTATTTTGTTCAGCTTCAACAGAATGCTCCTCCATCCACGACTCCGTCGAAATATTATAAAACCCTTCCTGCCAAAACAGAAAGGGCCTTCTCCAGCTGGTCTGCTACTTAAACCAGCCTTTTTCCTTGAAATGCATAATCGCCTCGATCCGATTGCTCACACCGAGCTTATCGAGAATGACGGAGATGTAATTCCGTACAGTCCCTGTCGTAATGTACAGCTGGCTGGCAATCTCCTTGGTGTTCTTGCCGTCAGCGATCAAGAGCAGGACTTCCTTTTCCCGCTCCGTCAGCGGATTCTCCTGCCCGTATGCCTCATCGACCAGCTCAGGGGCATAGATCCGCCGCCCTGCCATAATGCTGCGAATCGAGCTGGCCAGCTCTTCGCTCGGACTGTCCTTGAGCAAGTAGCCGTTTGCACCTGCCTTCAGTGCTCGTTCGAAGTAACCTGGGCGAGCAAAGGTCGTTAGAATCATTACCTTGCAGCCGCTGCCTTTCAATTCTTCGGCAGCGTCCAATCCGCTTTTGACTGGCATTTCGATATCCATAATGCAAATGTCGGGTTGATGCTGATGCACGAGCTTGACGGCATCCTCACCATTACTTGCTCTACCGACGACCTTCATATCCTCTTCCAAATCGAGCAGGGAAGCAAGGGCTCCCAATAGCATCCGCTGATCCTCTGCAATGACAATGCGAATCATCCTCCCGCCTCCTGTTCCGGTTGTTTGAAGACGTTGGGTACCCGAATCACTAGCTGTGTTCCAGACACTGAGGACTGGATTTCCATGCTTCCATTGACAAATTCCAGCCGTTCCTTCATCCCACGCAAACCATTGCCTCGGTAGACCAATTCCTCCGCCATTCCAATTCCATTATCTGTTACGCTTACGACGAGATCGGTAAGAGTGGGTTCGATGACGATGGAGCAGACGGTGGCATTGCTATGCTTCACAATATTGTTGACTGCTTCTTTCAGGCACATGCACAACACGTTTTCCGTCATCAGCGAAGTGTTGGTCAGATTCGTGTCGCCTTCCAGCACGAATTCAATTTCCGCTGCCTTGAAAATTTGCTTGATCCGAAACATCTCATCCTCTAGCCGCGTCCCACGCATTTGCGTGACCATTTCCCGTACTTCTTTCAAAGCGATACGCGCCGTTTGTCTGATTTCCTCCAGCTCCGTTCGTGCCAGAGCAGGATTTTTGTTGATCAGCTTGTTCGCCAAATCGCTTTTCAATCCAATCAAGGAAAGCTTCTGTCCCAGCGTATCGTGCAAGTCACGGGCAATGCGTTGGCGTTCCTCGAGCTTGACCAGCTCCGATATTCGCTTGTTGGCATGCTCCAGTTCTCCCTGCAGCTTCTCTCGCTTATTCCAGTTGTACGTCGTCACGGGCAAGAGAATGACAGCTATCATGCTAACCAAAACAAACGGAAGCTGGCCAATCAATTGCGCGTTTTTGGTGAAAAAGCCGATGTTGACCGATATGGTGGTGCTAATCAAATGAACCGTGTACAGCGTAACGAAGCCGATCTTATTATCGATATTCCCGATAAAAAACGCCAGGAAGAGCGAGAAATACACATAGCCGAACATCAAGGTCATGGCGACCGATATAACGATTTGCACACTCGTCCAGAAATACACCAGCCAGCCCTTTGACAGAAAGGAGAATACATAACAAATGAAAAACAGAATGATCATGATGATTCCGATCACTGCTTCGTACGTCGAAGAGGACCGGAAGATAAAATAGAATGGCAGGATGTAGAAGACAACCCACACATAAGGGCTCAAGCCCGTATTTTTTTGAAGAATGTGATACCACTTCTGCTTCTGCATACTTGCCCACCTTTTCTTCGCCACTCTCTCAAGTGTATCGGAATTCAAAGGTTTATGGCAGGCTTATTTTCCTTCCAAACTCGGTTTGGAGCCTTGGAGTGCATCCATGAGCGCTTCCGATTGAGCAGCAGCCAACCGCTTGATGCCTTTGAAGCTCACAAAGCGCTTGTTGCTCTCATCCCACAAATGAAAACGCAGGCACTGCAAGCTGGACGCCAGTGTAATCGTTGTCGCCATCTGAAGCGGCGGTGTCTCGTTGTGTGCTTTTTCCAGGTTGTAGTTCGGTACCCGTGGGCTTAAGTGATGAACATGGTGAAAGCCAATATTGCCTGTGATCCATTGCAAAACCTTCGGCAGCTTGTAGTAGGAGCTTCCTTCTACAGCCGCCTTCACGTAGCTCCACTCTTCATCGTTCTCAAAGTACGAATCCTCATACGTATGCTGCACATAAAACAGCCAAATCCCAAACAAGCCGGAGACGAAAAAGATCGGACCTTGGATCAGCAGGAATGCTTGCCAGCCAACCGCCCAGATTAAGAGCGCATAAAGACCGACCAGCAGCACATTGGTCAAATACGTATTCAACCGCTCTTTGCGGCGAGCTCGCTTTACATTAAAACGATATTGGAGCAAAAAGACAAAAATAGGACCCAAACCAAACATGACGATCGGATTGCGATACAGCCGATAAGCGATTTTACGCCAGATAGAAGCCTCGAGATATTCATTGACGGTCATCATCCATAGATCGCCTACGCCTCGTTTGTCGAGGTTGCTGCTCGTTGCATGGTGAATATTGTGACTGTTTTTCCATTGTTCATAGGGGACAAGGGTCAGCACACCGGTAATCGTACCAACGATGTCATTCGCCAGACGATTTTTGAAAAAGGATTGGTGGCAGCAATCGTGGCAAATGATGAAGGTACGGATGACAAAACCAGCTGCGACGATGACGATAGGCAGCGTGAGCCAATAGGACACAGACAGACTGAGATAAGCACCGTACCAGAGTACAATCAGCGGAACCAACGTATTGATGAGCTGTCGGATGCTCTTTTTTAGGTCTGATTTTTCAAAGGGGGCAACATTCTTTTTCAACTGGGCAATGTTAGCTTGTTGCATTGCTTGTTTCCTCCTCGATTGAAGCGTACAGGGACATGTGAATTCGCCGGACGCAATATTCTATCTTTATTGTAGAAAATAGCGTCTGACCGCTGTAGTCATAAACGTCAAGTCGAGGACATGACAAATGTCATGGTTAAACAAATGACTGGGAAATTTAGGGTACATAAACTAAGCGGTACATCCCATATTATACCAAGGAAAGACCCCATCCATTCTTCCAGATGAGGTCTTTTGCTTTGACGCCGTATTCTTTTTACTTCACATCAAGGCGCTTCATGATATCTTCGAGCAGCAAATTCGCTGCCTTGATGCCGCCTGCTTTGTTCCAGACCGTTTCGTCTACTTGGTAAACTTGATTGGTCTTCGCCACATTCAGAGATTTGAAGACTGGGCTTTCCATCCATTTTTTCGCATTGTTCGCAATGTCTGTAGATTCTTTCGTTGGCTCCGTTACCCAGTAGAACAGGATGTCCCCGTCCATAGCGGACATGCCTTCTTCACTGATCATTTCTGCAAAGTTGTTTACGTCCTGGGAAGCTGGACGTGCGAGTCCCAGCTGATCGAGCAGCACACCGCTAAAGGTATCTTTTTGATAGATTTGTACGCCTTTTTTGGAGAATTTCGCTACGGATACTTTGGTAGAAGCTTTAGGACCCAGCTTTGCTTTCGCAGCAGCTACACGGTCGTCGAATTCTTTCAGGACTTGCTCGCCTTCCGCCTTCTTGTTCAGTGCTTCTGCATAGAGCGTGAAGTTGCTTTTCCATCTACCGGACAGCTCTTCAGAGAATACGGTTGGAGCGATTTTGGACAGTTGATCATAAATCTTTTCATGACGTACTTTGTTCCCGATGATCAAATCAGGGCTCAGGCTGACAATCGCTTCGAGATTCGGCTGGTCTTCAAAGCCCAACACTTCTACGCCTGTCATCTCATCTTTGATGTGAGGATACCATGGATCTTCATCCCAGGACTGTACAGCAGCGATTGGCTTAACGCCAAGTGCAAGCAAGGCTTCCGTACCTTCATTTGTTAGAATAACCACACGTTCTGGTGTTCCCTTAATGGGAGTTGTGCCCATTGCGTGTTTCACTTCACGTACTTCATTCGCATCGGCTGGTGCTGGAGTAGCCTCAGTCGTCGTTCCCGATGCAGCTGGCGCCTGTTGAGCTTGATTGGCATTGCCTCCACAACCGGCAAGGACAACCAGCAAGCACAGCGCGAAGAAGCTGGTCATGATGTGGCGCATGGTACGTAAACTGGTCTTACTTTTCATATCGAGAATGCCCCCACTTCTGCTTATCAACTTAGTGATAACAATTATCAATTGATAGTATATAGAGACTCCTCTTACTTTTCTATGGACGTGATTGTCTAATTGCCATGGACCAGATTATCCCTGTGCGACCTGGAGAAAATACGCTGTGCTCCTTTGAATCGTATGCTCTCTGCCAAACGGTCCCCATGGGTCCCATTCATGATTGGCTGGGTGGTACACTTTGTTTTCCCGCACCGCACGCAAGTCTCTCCACAGCGGGTTGTTCCACAGTGCTGCCACATGTTCCCGTTCGCTCCAGAACACGATGATTCTCTCCGGGTTCAATTCGATCAGATCGATAAGCGCATTTGGTTTATAGGCCGCATGGGTCACATTCGGATCAGGCGCAAACCCAAGCTTGTGATAAAACAAGTCAGCGAGGGCGTGTCCCTCTACGCCGTACAGGCGCACCTCATCCTTCAGCACGCGAATCATCGTCCATTCACCCGTGCGCGTAACCGGCAATAGTGCATCTCTTGCTTGTTTTTCCACTTTGTCGATGTGCTTGATGATTTTCTCTGCCTGACTCTCTTTTTTGAAGAGCGTCGCCAATTTGGTTTGGTAGTCAATCCAGTTCGGATAGCCGTCAAAGGAGACCGTTCCTTTTATTTTCTCCCAATCTCCTGCCTCCCGATTGTGGAAAAAATTCATCCTGACAATCACATCAGGCGACAAAGTCAAAATCTCTTTCGGATCGATCAACTGCTCTGCATTCAGTGCTTTTGTCCCGCGCAGCTTTTGCTGCAAATAAGAAGGAAAGCCCGTCCTCGTTTCAAAGTAGTTCGGGAAGGAGGGGGCAGCAATCGGCTGAATTCCCATCGCAAGAAAATGATCCTGCAAAAACAGCTTGCTAACCACGACTACCCGCTGTTCACTTTGCTTCATATAAATTTGCGGCGACAATCCTTCTCGCTTTTTGAAGAGTCTACTAAAATACAGCTCATCGGCATAGCCTACGTTGCGAGCCACATCCTTCACACTTCCTCCAGAATGGGCAAGCAGCTCCTTGGCATGCTCCATCCGCAACCCAGTCAAATACTCCCCAGGTGTCATTCCCGTCGCACGTTTGAAAGCACGGCAATAAGAGCTAGGGGTCAACCCCGCCAGTTTCGGCAAGCTTCCCAATTCTAGTGACTCGCGGTAGTGCTTCTGCATGTAGGCGATCGTCTCCTCAATCGCTCCAATGCCCTTTTCCTCATTCTTTTTCTGTTCATCATCAACAATACCCAAAAGCTCGTAGAGCAGCGCTTGGCTCCGCAAAAAAGAAGAGTAGTCCCGCTTCCGTGTCAATTGCGAGAGCTCCTCCAATACCGTCAGAAATGAGGCGGGAGTAGAGACAGCCAAAACCTTGACTCCTTTCCTCTCGGGAGCGCTCTCGTGCTGGTCGTGTCTCACTTCCACGTAATGCAGCCTGTATATGTGCAACGGTCCTGATTGGCACCGCAATTCTTCTATCTTCGCCGTCGGGCGCAACAACAAGAGCTTTCCGGCGTCGAGCACCTGCTTTTGACCATCCACCGTAATCTCTGCACTTCCTTCTGCCACATAGCAAAGGACATGGGTGTTTACCTCCACCTGACGCAGGTGAAAATTTTTCAATCGCTGTTTGCGAAAGACGGTCATCAAAAAGCCAGGATAATCTTGATAAATCGTCAACAGACTCACATCCTTCTATCACCGGAAATAGCAAAAAAAGCAGACAAGCTGATTGCCAGAATCAGCCTGTTCTACTTTTATCATGTTGGAGATCTTTCTATTTGGCAAGTACCTGCCTGTCTATTGTGCGGAACGAGTCGAACGGAACATCAGCAAGAACAGATAGGGCGCGCCTAGCAACGCCACTACGACCCCGGCCGGAATATCTTTCGGGATCATGACGATCCTTCCCAGCAAATCAGAAGCAGCCAGCAATACAGCCCCAAGCATGGCTGAGACGACAACTGCACGGCGATGATGGGGTCCAACCAGCATACGTGCTGCATGCGGAGCGAGAAGACCGATAAATCCTACGGCTCCGACACTGGCAACTGCCGCTGAAGCGAGCAACACCGCAATGACTGCCACAGACAACCTCGTCATCCGCACCTTTAACCCCAATCCAGTCGAGCTCTCGTCGTTAAATGACAAAAGATCCACCCGACGTCCTAACCACCACGCGATCGGAGCTAGAACGAGGATCGCAGGCAACAGGCGGCCTACTTCCATCCATCCCCGCCCATATGTACTTCCTGCCAGCCAAGTAAGTGCAGGCGCTGCCAAGATCATGGAATGTACGATCAAGATATTGATAAGGGCGGCACCTGCGGCAGAAACCGCAATACCTACAAGCGTCAATATGATTGGATTGAGTCCCCTTCTCCAAGAGACCGCGTACACAATCGCAGCTGAGATGATTCCCCCTGCAACGGCCCCAAGCGGCATCCAAGCCGAGAGTTGAGGAAACACGAGGAGCACGATAATCGCCCCTACACCCGCACCGCTCGTTACACCTACAATCTGTGGATCTGCCAGCGGATTTCGTACTGCACTCTGCATGAGGCTTCCGCTGATCGCGAGTGCCACACCTGCGAGCATCGCCGTCAACAGTCGCGGCATTCGAAGCTCAAACACCAATTGACTGTACATCTCGTTTCCTTGTCCCATGAAAATGGCGATGATCTCTGTCCACGGCAGGTACAGGTTTCCGCTGGACAAGCTGAGCATCCAAACGACCACGAGCAGCACAGCAAGCGTGCACACAATCAACGGATACGAAACTTTGCGTTGTGCTCCTCCGACACTCATCGAGCCTCCAGTCCCCGCACTCATACTGCGCGAGACACGCAAAGCCAGCCAGATCAACCATGGTCCACCAATAGCAGCAGTGATGGCTCCTGCTGGAAGTTCACCATAATGATTGATGAACATACGTGCAATCGTATCGGAAGCCACCAGCAGCGCTGCCCCCCAGATGGCACATAGCGGCAACAGCCATTTATGCTGAGTGATGCCTGACAATCGTACCAGATGCGGAGCCACGAGACCGATGAAGCCGATTGGCCCGACCACACTGACACTGACGCACGTAACCAAGATCGCAATAAACATGGTGAAAAGTCGTGTTTTCGCTACCTTTTGCCCCAATGATTTCGCCGTTTCTTCATGAAAGGTAAGTACATCAAGCTGCCTGGACATGAAAATGCTGACCAAAATCCCGGCTACAATCCAAGGCCAACTGAATTCTACACCCGACCAGTCATTTTGTTTCAAAGAACCTGAGCCCCAGAGGAAAATGCCATTGGTCGTTTCTTCATTAAACAAGATGATGGCACTCGTCAAGGAGGAGTACACCAAGGTCACAATCATCCCGGACAATGCCACACGGACTGGCGTACCTTTTCGCCCGCCAGACATGAAGTATACGGTAACAGCTGCGAGAATTCCGCCCGCCATCGCAAAGGGAAGCGGGTGATCATGCAAGAGTGATGGCCAAAAAACCATCCCGAACACCACGAAGAAATAAGCACCTGCATTTACGCCTAGTGTCGTTTCTGACGCGAGCGGGTTTCGTGTCACCGTCTGCATCAAAGCTCCGGCAATCGCCAATGCTGCACCAGACAAAAGCCCCATGACCGTTCTCGGAAGCCTGACACCCTGTATCATATGGTGATCTGAGATATCCTGTGGAGCAATAATGGCCTGTACGACAGAACGCAGAGAAATGTCTGCCATTCCCTGTGTCAAACTGACAAATGTAAGAACCAGCAGAGCAACCAGCCCACTCCCTAACATCAAGAACAATCTCCAGCCCCCTCTTTGCGAGGAAGTGGCTGGAGTGATGTCAGTTCGTGTGAACATTTTATTTTTGGCTAAACTCATTATTTTGCCAACAAATCAACGACTTTATTCGCGAGAATCTTTGCAGACATGGTACCACCGTAAGGCCACAGATCTCCGCCCAGGGCATAGACACGATTTTCTTTCACAAAAGTAAGGCCGTTCCAAACCGGGTTGTTCTTCAATTGATTGTCAATCACGTTGTCATCATTTTGAATGATATGGAGGAAATTTGCATCCTGCAACGCTGGTAGTGCCTCCACATCTGCCAGTGTCATGCCTGTTTGCTCAAATTTCTTGGGCTTATACTTATTTGTCAGACCAATATGAATCAAGATGCTTGCTGCTGTAGAGTTGTCCGTAGACAAACGGAATTCTACCGCATTTTGACTGCTGTAGCCCATCGCGAGGACGAATGGAACTTTATCTGCGCCAGCTTTGGTCAGCTTTTCTTTTGCTTCCGCATAAGTCTTGTCGAGGTCTTTCAAAGCGGCTTCGGCTTCTGCATTTTTACCCGTGATATCCGCAATTTGCTTGAAGATCTCGATCATTCGATCATACTGTGATCCTTGACCTTCAGCCGGATTCGTATCAAAAGCAATCGTTGGGGCAATTTTGCTCATTTCGTCGTAATTCGCTTCTACATTTCTTTTAATACCGATAATCAAATCTGGCTTCAACATCATGATCGATTCCAGGTTTGGGGAAGTACGACTTCCTACATCCACTACCTCTGGAGCAATCTCCACAGGGAGTTTGACCCATTTTTTCATATTCGGAATATCTGCAATCCCCACAGGCTGAATACCAAGAGCCAACAAATGCTCTGCTGAGCTCCATTCCAATGCAACAATACGCTTAGGAGTGCCTTTGATGGTCGACTCTCCCATCATGTGCTTCACTGTGCGCACTTGCTCTTCAGCCGGCTTCGCCGCGTCAGGCTGAGCTGTAGCAGCTTGGTTGGAACCAGATTGTGCAGTTGACCCTGC from the Brevibacillus brevis genome contains:
- a CDS encoding ArsI/CadI family heavy metal resistance metalloenzyme — protein: MKYVHVGINVTSLEKSIEFYQKVFGVEPVKVKTDYAKFLLESPGLNFTLNVRDAVSGNQVNHFGFQVESTEEIVAHKERLVKEGFFARDEMDTTCCYAVQDKFWVTDPDGNEWEFFYTKADSGVHKIESSSCCADSNTVVSKACC
- the arsR gene encoding arsenical resistance operon transcriptional regulator ArsR is translated as MKQKLEQYEKKFKALADQKRLEIMYELCQRGKTCVCDLTEVFDMPQSKLSYHLKILLDANLIVKETKGTWSYYDLNDSEVNQLLSEELCCIFRKTGKGSCC
- a CDS encoding response regulator transcription factor; the protein is MIRIVIAEDQRMLLGALASLLDLEEDMKVVGRASNGEDAVKLVHQHQPDICIMDIEMPVKSGLDAAEELKGSGCKVMILTTFARPGYFERALKAGANGYLLKDSPSEELASSIRSIMAGRRIYAPELVDEAYGQENPLTEREKEVLLLIADGKNTKEIASQLYITTGTVRNYISVILDKLGVSNRIEAIMHFKEKGWFK
- a CDS encoding sensor histidine kinase, coding for MQKQKWYHILQKNTGLSPYVWVVFYILPFYFIFRSSSTYEAVIGIIMIILFFICYVFSFLSKGWLVYFWTSVQIVISVAMTLMFGYVYFSLFLAFFIGNIDNKIGFVTLYTVHLISTTISVNIGFFTKNAQLIGQLPFVLVSMIAVILLPVTTYNWNKREKLQGELEHANKRISELVKLEERQRIARDLHDTLGQKLSLIGLKSDLANKLINKNPALARTELEEIRQTARIALKEVREMVTQMRGTRLEDEMFRIKQIFKAAEIEFVLEGDTNLTNTSLMTENVLCMCLKEAVNNIVKHSNATVCSIVIEPTLTDLVVSVTDNGIGMAEELVYRGNGLRGMKERLEFVNGSMEIQSSVSGTQLVIRVPNVFKQPEQEAGG
- a CDS encoding fatty acid desaturase, which gives rise to MQQANIAQLKKNVAPFEKSDLKKSIRQLINTLVPLIVLWYGAYLSLSVSYWLTLPIVIVAAGFVIRTFIICHDCCHQSFFKNRLANDIVGTITGVLTLVPYEQWKNSHNIHHATSSNLDKRGVGDLWMMTVNEYLEASIWRKIAYRLYRNPIVMFGLGPIFVFLLQYRFNVKRARRKERLNTYLTNVLLVGLYALLIWAVGWQAFLLIQGPIFFVSGLFGIWLFYVQHTYEDSYFENDEEWSYVKAAVEGSSYYKLPKVLQWITGNIGFHHVHHLSPRVPNYNLEKAHNETPPLQMATTITLASSLQCLRFHLWDESNKRFVSFKGIKRLAAAQSEALMDALQGSKPSLEGK
- a CDS encoding ABC transporter substrate-binding protein, with product MKSKTSLRTMRHIMTSFFALCLLVVLAGCGGNANQAQQAPAASGTTTEATPAPADANEVREVKHAMGTTPIKGTPERVVILTNEGTEALLALGVKPIAAVQSWDEDPWYPHIKDEMTGVEVLGFEDQPNLEAIVSLSPDLIIGNKVRHEKIYDQLSKIAPTVFSEELSGRWKSNFTLYAEALNKKAEGEQVLKEFDDRVAAAKAKLGPKASTKVSVAKFSKKGVQIYQKDTFSGVLLDQLGLARPASQDVNNFAEMISEEGMSAMDGDILFYWVTEPTKESTDIANNAKKWMESPVFKSLNVAKTNQVYQVDETVWNKAGGIKAANLLLEDIMKRLDVK
- a CDS encoding helix-turn-helix domain-containing protein; this encodes MTIYQDYPGFLMTVFRKQRLKNFHLRQVEVNTHVLCYVAEGSAEITVDGQKQVLDAGKLLLLRPTAKIEELRCQSGPLHIYRLHYVEVRHDQHESAPERKGVKVLAVSTPASFLTVLEELSQLTRKRDYSSFLRSQALLYELLGIVDDEQKKNEEKGIGAIEETIAYMQKHYRESLELGSLPKLAGLTPSSYCRAFKRATGMTPGEYLTGLRMEHAKELLAHSGGSVKDVARNVGYADELYFSRLFKKREGLSPQIYMKQSEQRVVVVSKLFLQDHFLAMGIQPIAAPSFPNYFETRTGFPSYLQQKLRGTKALNAEQLIDPKEILTLSPDVIVRMNFFHNREAGDWEKIKGTVSFDGYPNWIDYQTKLATLFKKESQAEKIIKHIDKVEKQARDALLPVTRTGEWTMIRVLKDEVRLYGVEGHALADLFYHKLGFAPDPNVTHAAYKPNALIDLIELNPERIIVFWSEREHVAALWNNPLWRDLRAVRENKVYHPANHEWDPWGPFGREHTIQRSTAYFLQVAQG
- the fhuB gene encoding Fe(3+)-hydroxamate ABC transporter permease FhuB — its product is MSLAKNKMFTRTDITPATSSQRGGWRLFLMLGSGLVALLVLTFVSLTQGMADISLRSVVQAIIAPQDISDHHMIQGVRLPRTVMGLLSGAALAIAGALMQTVTRNPLASETTLGVNAGAYFFVVFGMVFWPSLLHDHPLPFAMAGGILAAVTVYFMSGGRKGTPVRVALSGMIVTLVYSSLTSAIILFNEETTNGIFLWGSGSLKQNDWSGVEFSWPWIVAGILVSIFMSRQLDVLTFHEETAKSLGQKVAKTRLFTMFIAILVTCVSVSVVGPIGFIGLVAPHLVRLSGITQHKWLLPLCAIWGAALLVASDTIARMFINHYGELPAGAITAAIGGPWLIWLALRVSRSMSAGTGGSMSVGGAQRKVSYPLIVCTLAVLLVVVWMLSLSSGNLYLPWTEIIAIFMGQGNEMYSQLVFELRMPRLLTAMLAGVALAISGSLMQSAVRNPLADPQIVGVTSGAGVGAIIVLLVFPQLSAWMPLGAVAGGIISAAIVYAVSWRRGLNPIILTLVGIAVSAAGAALINILIVHSMILAAPALTWLAGSTYGRGWMEVGRLLPAILVLAPIAWWLGRRVDLLSFNDESSTGLGLKVRMTRLSVAVIAVLLASAAVASVGAVGFIGLLAPHAARMLVGPHHRRAVVVSAMLGAVLLAASDLLGRIVMIPKDIPAGVVVALLGAPYLFLLMFRSTRSAQ
- a CDS encoding ABC transporter substrate-binding protein, which gives rise to MRLMKLPVMLVFLSAMLLLAACGNAGSTAQSGSNQAATAQPDAAKPAEEQVRTVKHMMGESTIKGTPKRIVALEWSSAEHLLALGIQPVGIADIPNMKKWVKLPVEIAPEVVDVGSRTSPNLESIMMLKPDLIIGIKRNVEANYDEMSKIAPTIAFDTNPAEGQGSQYDRMIEIFKQIADITGKNAEAEAALKDLDKTYAEAKEKLTKAGADKVPFVLAMGYSSQNAVEFRLSTDNSTAASILIHIGLTNKYKPKKFEQTGMTLADVEALPALQDANFLHIIQNDDNVIDNQLKNNPVWNGLTFVKENRVYALGGDLWPYGGTMSAKILANKVVDLLAK